A single window of Martelella sp. NC20 DNA harbors:
- the ppaT gene encoding pyridoxamine--pyruvate transaminase: MKYPETKPPVFTLTAGPVDAYPEVLRALGTTVLYDYDPAFQSFFEDLTLKAQEALGCDLPPLILQGEPVLALEGAAASLIARDDVVLNLASGVYGKGFGYWAARYAKKVEEIEVPYNAAIDAEQVRAFLKQHPEVKIVCVCNHDTPSGTLNDIDAIGAVVAEAGALLLVDAVSSWAGMPTSPTSSQAAVYITGPNKCLGCPPSLSLVAVSEAAWAKIEANPDAPFASMLSFTDWKNAWKRTEPFPFTPSVAELNGLSAALDRYLEEGPEAVWKRHAVTARVCREGIKAMGIELWPVSEDIASPTATAVKMPDGIDAGPVLVEARARYGVSMSAGRAETLGKLIRIGHMGPTAEPAYALLAVSAIGGALKALGAKVDVAAGLAAAQAAWDAAIDE; this comes from the coding sequence ATGAAATATCCTGAAACCAAACCCCCGGTCTTCACCCTGACGGCCGGTCCTGTGGATGCCTACCCGGAAGTGCTGCGCGCGCTCGGCACCACGGTGCTCTACGATTACGATCCGGCCTTCCAGTCCTTCTTCGAGGATCTCACCTTGAAGGCGCAGGAAGCGCTGGGCTGCGATCTGCCGCCGCTCATCCTTCAGGGCGAGCCGGTGCTCGCACTGGAAGGCGCCGCCGCCTCGCTCATCGCCAGGGACGACGTGGTCCTCAACCTCGCTTCCGGAGTCTATGGCAAGGGCTTCGGCTACTGGGCCGCGCGCTATGCCAAAAAGGTCGAGGAAATCGAGGTGCCCTACAACGCCGCGATCGACGCCGAACAGGTCCGCGCCTTCCTCAAGCAGCATCCCGAGGTCAAGATCGTCTGCGTCTGCAACCACGACACGCCGTCGGGCACACTCAACGATATCGACGCGATCGGCGCCGTTGTCGCTGAAGCCGGCGCGCTTCTGCTGGTCGATGCGGTCTCCTCCTGGGCCGGCATGCCCACCAGCCCGACCTCCAGTCAGGCGGCGGTTTACATCACCGGTCCGAACAAGTGCCTCGGCTGCCCGCCGTCGCTCTCGCTCGTGGCCGTATCCGAAGCCGCCTGGGCCAAGATCGAGGCCAATCCGGATGCGCCCTTCGCCTCCATGCTGAGCTTCACCGACTGGAAGAACGCCTGGAAGAGGACCGAGCCGTTCCCCTTCACCCCTTCGGTGGCGGAACTCAACGGTCTGAGCGCTGCGCTCGACCGCTATCTCGAAGAGGGGCCGGAGGCTGTCTGGAAGCGGCATGCGGTGACCGCCAGGGTTTGCCGGGAAGGCATCAAGGCCATGGGGATCGAGCTCTGGCCGGTTTCCGAGGACATCGCTTCGCCGACCGCGACCGCGGTGAAGATGCCCGATGGCATCGATGCCGGTCCCGTACTGGTGGAAGCCCGGGCCCGCTACGGTGTCTCCATGTCTGCCGGTCGGGCGGAAACGCTCGGCAAGCTGATCCGCATCGGCCACATGGGCCCGACGGCTGAGCCTGCTTACGCGCTTCTGGCGGTCTCCGCGATAGGCGGCGCGCTGAAGGCATTGGGCGCGAAGGTTGATGTGGCGGCGGGACTTGCCGCGGCACAGGCCGCCTGGGACGCAGCAATCGACGAATAG
- the dgcN gene encoding N-acetyltransferase DgcN, translated as MIETPYLLFLGDAPDALAAKVAQGIKDWRPEYAVGQLRLPGCKADMKLPDLSVAEAVDKGVKTLVIGVANRGGVISPAWKSVLIEAMEAGLDLASGLHNLLRNEADLAAKAAELGRTLHDVRIPAVQYPIANGKRRSGKRMLAVGTDCSVGKMYTALCMEKAMREMGMKATFRATGQTGILITGGGVPLDAVIADFMAGSIEYLTPDNDADHWDLIEGQGSLFHASYSGVTLALIHGGQPDALVLCHEPNRAHMRGLPDYQLPSLETLRDLALQMARIVNPDCKVVGISLNTSAMSDEEALEYCRQTEARMGLPTVDPFRHGAERLAEALAAL; from the coding sequence ATGATCGAAACTCCCTATCTTCTTTTCCTGGGTGATGCGCCCGATGCGCTCGCAGCCAAGGTCGCGCAGGGCATCAAGGACTGGCGTCCCGAATATGCCGTCGGCCAGTTGCGGCTTCCGGGCTGCAAGGCGGATATGAAGCTGCCGGATCTTTCGGTCGCCGAGGCGGTGGACAAGGGCGTCAAGACGCTGGTGATCGGCGTCGCCAACCGCGGCGGCGTCATTTCGCCGGCCTGGAAGAGCGTGTTGATCGAAGCGATGGAAGCGGGTCTCGATCTTGCCTCCGGCCTGCATAACCTCTTGAGAAATGAGGCCGACCTTGCCGCGAAGGCTGCGGAACTTGGCCGAACGCTGCATGATGTGCGCATCCCTGCGGTGCAATACCCGATTGCCAACGGCAAGAGACGATCCGGCAAACGCATGCTCGCCGTCGGCACGGATTGCTCGGTCGGCAAGATGTACACCGCGCTCTGCATGGAAAAGGCAATGCGCGAAATGGGCATGAAGGCGACCTTCCGCGCCACCGGCCAGACCGGTATCCTGATCACCGGCGGCGGCGTTCCGCTCGATGCGGTGATCGCCGATTTCATGGCCGGTTCGATCGAATATCTGACGCCCGATAATGACGCCGACCACTGGGACCTGATCGAGGGGCAGGGCAGCCTGTTCCACGCCTCCTATTCCGGCGTCACGCTGGCGTTGATCCATGGCGGACAGCCGGATGCGCTGGTGCTTTGCCACGAGCCCAACCGCGCCCATATGCGCGGCCTGCCGGACTATCAGCTCCCGAGCCTCGAAACGTTGCGGGACCTGGCGCTGCAGATGGCCAGGATCGTCAATCCGGATTGCAAGGTGGTCGGCATATCGCTGAACACCTCCGCCATGTCGGACGAGGAGGCGCTCGAATATTGCAGACAGACCGAGGCGCGCATGGGCCTGCCGACGGTCGATCCGTTCCGCCATGGGGCCGAACGCCTTGCCGAGGCGCTGGCGGCGCTATGA
- the pldH gene encoding pyridoxal 4-dehydrogenase, SDR-type, with protein sequence MSTSLEGRKAVVTGGAQGIGKAIARALAEAGAKVVISDINGEGAKAAAAEIGHGVVGVTCDSTNVEQVEKMLEDAAENGAIDILVNNASIVPYIAWDDVDLAHWQKIIDTNLTSVFIASRKATDMMRAVDRKGTVLNIASNAFYAGTPNMSAYVAAKGGVIGFTRALATEVGKYGIRVNAVTPGLIESDGVKVSPHAESFGFVEMLQAMPGKGQPADIAKVVAFLVSDDAGWMTGQCVNVDAGMIRL encoded by the coding sequence ATGAGTACCAGTCTTGAAGGCCGCAAGGCCGTTGTAACCGGCGGGGCGCAGGGCATTGGCAAGGCCATTGCCAGGGCTCTGGCCGAAGCAGGCGCAAAGGTGGTGATCTCCGATATCAACGGCGAGGGCGCAAAGGCCGCCGCCGCGGAAATCGGCCACGGCGTGGTGGGCGTGACCTGCGATTCCACCAATGTGGAACAGGTTGAAAAGATGCTGGAGGATGCCGCCGAGAACGGCGCCATCGATATTCTCGTCAACAACGCCTCCATCGTTCCCTACATTGCATGGGACGATGTGGATCTGGCGCATTGGCAGAAGATCATCGACACCAATCTGACGAGCGTCTTCATTGCCAGCCGCAAGGCGACTGACATGATGCGCGCGGTAGATCGCAAGGGCACGGTGCTCAACATCGCATCGAACGCCTTCTATGCCGGTACGCCGAACATGTCTGCCTATGTGGCGGCAAAGGGCGGCGTGATCGGCTTCACCCGGGCGCTGGCGACGGAAGTGGGAAAATACGGTATTCGCGTCAACGCGGTCACGCCGGGCCTGATCGAATCCGACGGCGTCAAGGTCAGCCCGCATGCCGAAAGCTTCGGTTTCGTCGAGATGCTTCAGGCGATGCCCGGCAAGGGCCAGCCCGCCGATATCGCAAAGGTCGTGGCGTTCCTCGTATCCGACGACGCAGGCTGGATGACCGGCCAGTGCGTCAATGTGGATGCCGGCATGATCCGCCTTTAA
- a CDS encoding phosphoribosyltransferase family protein → MLHQHPIARASIHPRKSTPKLNHRLSPLTRSFAAVCCIDPRMLPLLHGRRVVLVDDVISSGQSIMAGLSLLKQCGIRPVAIVAAMLQTSRHVEALAAFDADIAACMHACFATPLLLRGPDGLWRAA, encoded by the coding sequence TTGCTCCATCAGCATCCGATCGCCCGCGCATCAATCCACCCCCGCAAATCAACGCCAAAACTGAATCACAGACTCAGCCCGCTGACCAGGAGTTTTGCAGCAGTCTGTTGTATCGATCCGCGCATGTTGCCGCTGCTTCACGGCCGGCGGGTCGTCCTTGTGGATGATGTGATTTCCTCGGGACAATCGATCATGGCGGGGCTGTCGCTTTTGAAACAATGCGGCATCCGCCCCGTGGCGATCGTCGCCGCCATGTTGCAGACGTCACGCCATGTCGAGGCTCTGGCCGCTTTCGACGCGGATATCGCCGCCTGCATGCACGCCTGCTTCGCCACGCCATTGCTTCTGCGCGGCCCGGACGGGCTCTGGCGGGCGGCATGA
- a CDS encoding phosphomannomutase: MSVKFGTSGLRGLSTDLLGEPSSLYTTAFCHHLQQAGYAAKGDVVLVGQDYRDSSPAIAANCMGAIAAAGFTPVNCGALPTPALAFYGQRKKAASMMITGSHIPADRNGIKFYLPHGEITKEDEQAISAFAEKLRGTVEPATEEGEDEASEALAGFGARCTAILPDDALSGMKVGVYQHSTVARDLFIAILEHYGADVTPLCFSEEFIPVDTEAVSPETVELLKGWAGEHGFDAIISADGDADRPLVADETGMPLRGDLIGLMTANFLGAKVVVTPVTSNSGIEKNGDFEVIRTQVGSPYVIAAMEKAIREGKEGVMGFEANGGLLTASPFRPAGDTIAPLPTRDCFLPVLSALYLAHRDNRPLSELAKAHSLPVADADRIKDFDQARSAALMEYLRASERNLADFLAPIGTVAGTSDIDGLRVTLADGRIIHFRPSGNAPEMRCYVEAASAGEARELLKKGLALIEGFKAG, from the coding sequence ATGAGCGTAAAATTCGGGACGAGTGGCCTTCGCGGCCTGTCAACGGATCTTCTGGGGGAACCGTCTTCCCTTTATACCACGGCTTTCTGTCATCACCTGCAGCAGGCGGGATATGCCGCAAAGGGCGATGTCGTGCTCGTGGGTCAGGATTACCGCGATTCGAGCCCGGCCATCGCCGCCAACTGCATGGGGGCGATCGCGGCCGCCGGCTTCACGCCGGTCAATTGCGGGGCGCTGCCGACGCCAGCGCTTGCCTTTTACGGCCAGAGGAAAAAAGCCGCCTCGATGATGATCACCGGCTCCCATATTCCGGCGGATCGAAACGGCATCAAGTTCTATCTGCCACACGGCGAGATTACCAAGGAGGATGAACAGGCTATTTCAGCCTTTGCCGAAAAGCTCAGAGGCACGGTCGAGCCGGCAACCGAGGAGGGCGAGGACGAGGCCAGCGAAGCGCTTGCCGGCTTCGGCGCGCGGTGCACCGCTATCCTGCCCGATGACGCCCTTTCAGGCATGAAGGTCGGCGTCTATCAGCATTCGACGGTGGCGCGCGATCTGTTTATCGCGATCCTCGAACATTATGGCGCAGACGTCACTCCGCTCTGCTTTTCCGAGGAATTTATTCCTGTCGACACCGAGGCGGTGTCGCCGGAGACGGTTGAGCTTCTCAAGGGCTGGGCCGGCGAACACGGTTTCGACGCCATCATTTCCGCCGATGGCGATGCCGACCGTCCGTTGGTGGCGGATGAAACCGGTATGCCCTTGCGCGGCGATCTGATCGGACTGATGACCGCCAATTTTCTCGGCGCGAAAGTGGTGGTGACCCCGGTCACCTCCAATTCGGGCATCGAGAAGAACGGCGATTTTGAGGTGATTAGGACACAAGTCGGTTCGCCCTATGTGATCGCGGCGATGGAAAAGGCGATCCGCGAAGGCAAGGAGGGCGTCATGGGGTTTGAGGCCAATGGCGGTCTGCTGACGGCTTCGCCTTTCCGGCCCGCCGGCGACACCATCGCGCCATTGCCGACGCGCGATTGTTTCCTGCCGGTTCTCTCGGCGCTCTATCTTGCCCACCGCGACAACCGGCCCCTGTCGGAGCTCGCGAAAGCTCACAGCCTGCCGGTTGCCGACGCCGACCGGATCAAGGATTTCGATCAGGCGCGCAGTGCCGCATTGATGGAATATCTGCGCGCAAGCGAGCGGAATCTCGCCGATTTCCTCGCGCCCATCGGCACGGTCGCCGGCACGAGCGACATCGACGGTCTGCGCGTCACGCTCGCCGACGGCCGCATCATCCATTTCCGCCCCTCCGGCAATGCGCCCGAAATGCGGTGCTATGTCGAGGCGGCAAGCGCGGGCGAGGCGCGCGAGCTTTTGAAGAAGGGTCTCGCCCTGATCGAAGGTTTCAAGGCCGGCTGA
- a CDS encoding HWE histidine kinase domain-containing protein, with amino-acid sequence MDAIRDEDRLKTLSQSIMRAAETDENFVAIVEAAANLFSCPAALILIADSDENWVQAVHGMKIDDVPTRSGLFVYPIALQKQQALIINNPETQKALARSVPMFEGERVKFFAGAPIRVHGVNAGAICIIDGENHRDTTQEDAEALRRLANLAGSLYELKHAARGKASADIALSQSERRHSMALRAANIATWSWDGVSETVECDNALREMLALAPDEPLTCRRVLGAINPEMRFSLMRRFKAALDRGEEYQCEFKVDSTGKWLLSLGGAYENAMIEERKGPVFGVVVDITTTKETEQKTRLLLRELNHRVKNTLAIVQSIAGQTLRRSRTSAEFNMSFSGRLQALSAAHTLLSDEQWGAIALDRLLRSQIAPYTDTSDRQVDIHGSAVYLDPDEALALGLVIHELASNAAKFGALSTRAGVVDITVACKDEGGGAHLQLDWVEVGGPQVTTPGQRGFGSVLIERSLDKVIGSKVDVDYAETGLKVHIAMPLRYC; translated from the coding sequence GTGGACGCGATCAGGGACGAGGACCGCCTGAAGACGCTTTCGCAATCCATCATGCGCGCCGCGGAAACCGACGAGAACTTCGTCGCGATCGTCGAGGCGGCGGCAAATCTCTTTTCGTGCCCGGCTGCCTTGATCCTGATTGCCGATTCTGACGAAAATTGGGTCCAGGCCGTCCATGGCATGAAAATTGACGACGTTCCAACCCGCTCGGGCCTGTTCGTCTATCCGATCGCGCTTCAAAAACAGCAGGCGCTGATCATCAACAATCCCGAGACGCAGAAAGCGCTCGCGCGTTCGGTGCCGATGTTCGAGGGCGAGCGCGTGAAGTTTTTCGCCGGCGCGCCCATCCGGGTCCACGGCGTCAATGCCGGGGCCATCTGCATCATCGATGGCGAAAATCACCGCGACACCACGCAAGAGGACGCCGAAGCGCTTCGCAGGCTGGCAAACCTTGCCGGATCGCTGTACGAACTGAAGCACGCCGCGCGCGGCAAGGCTTCGGCCGATATCGCCCTTTCACAATCGGAACGGCGTCACTCGATGGCATTGAGGGCGGCCAACATTGCGACCTGGAGCTGGGACGGCGTCAGCGAGACCGTCGAATGCGACAATGCCTTGCGGGAAATGCTTGCGCTCGCACCGGACGAGCCGCTGACCTGTCGCCGGGTGCTCGGCGCCATCAATCCCGAAATGCGGTTTTCCCTGATGCGCCGGTTCAAGGCAGCGCTTGACCGGGGCGAGGAATATCAATGCGAATTCAAGGTGGATTCCACCGGCAAATGGCTTCTTTCTCTGGGCGGCGCCTATGAGAACGCGATGATCGAGGAGCGCAAGGGGCCGGTCTTCGGCGTGGTTGTGGACATCACCACCACCAAGGAAACCGAGCAGAAGACCCGTCTCCTGTTGCGCGAACTCAATCATCGGGTCAAGAATACGCTGGCGATCGTGCAGTCGATCGCCGGGCAGACGCTGCGGCGCTCGCGCACCTCCGCCGAGTTCAATATGTCGTTCTCCGGTCGGCTCCAGGCGCTTTCGGCGGCGCACACCCTGCTTTCGGACGAGCAGTGGGGGGCGATCGCCCTCGACCGGCTGCTGCGCTCACAGATCGCGCCCTACACCGACACCTCGGACCGGCAGGTGGATATTCATGGCAGCGCGGTCTACCTCGATCCCGACGAAGCGCTGGCGCTGGGCCTTGTCATCCATGAGCTTGCCAGCAACGCCGCCAAGTTCGGAGCGCTTTCGACCCGGGCCGGCGTCGTGGATATAACCGTCGCCTGCAAGGATGAAGGCGGCGGCGCGCATCTGCAGCTCGACTGGGTGGAGGTCGGCGGTCCGCAGGTGACCACGCCCGGGCAGCGCGGCTTCGGATCCGTTCTGATCGAACGCAGCCTCGACAAGGTGATCGGCAGCAAGGTCGATGTCGACTATGCCGAAACCGGCCTCAAGGTCCACATTGCGATGCCGCTGCGCTATTGCTGA
- a CDS encoding mannose-1-phosphate guanylyltransferase/mannose-6-phosphate isomerase yields MTSKIVPVIMAGGKGTRLWPLSRSSAPKQFIRFLGPKTLYQKTLERVSDTDRYEAPIILTNEDFRFLAAEQARELDIELSGILLEPIARNTAPAVAAAAAFVRNNFGDDAIMQVLASDHEIDAADDYFACIDTALAAAKAGKLVTFGIEPTEPATGYGYIEAGEELPSGARKVARFIEKPEQARAGEMIAAGNYTWNSGMFMFPVAPLIRELEKYAPEVFQFAEQAVLKDESDLDLDFTRLDKDTFSQCPDISIDYAVMEKTGEAVVVPSPFTWSDLGSWDAIWKDGDQNGDGNVIAGDATLLDTTNSLVISRDMHIAMQGLDGMAVIASEDAVYVGRLEDSQNVGNIVKSLKADKATRALSEDHPTSYRPWGGYTSIIKGERFQAKRIFVKPGKKLSLQKHHHRAEHWIVVTGTAEVTVDEDVKMLTENQSVYIPLGAVHRLSNPGKILLELIEVQTGSYLGEDDIIRIVDDFGRG; encoded by the coding sequence ATGACCAGCAAGATCGTTCCCGTCATCATGGCCGGCGGCAAGGGGACACGCTTGTGGCCTCTGTCGCGGTCGTCCGCGCCCAAGCAGTTCATCCGCTTTCTCGGGCCGAAGACGCTCTACCAGAAGACCCTCGAACGGGTCTCGGATACGGACCGCTATGAAGCGCCGATCATCCTGACCAACGAGGATTTCCGGTTTCTCGCAGCCGAGCAGGCGCGTGAGCTGGATATCGAACTGTCCGGCATCCTGCTTGAGCCGATCGCGCGCAACACCGCGCCAGCCGTTGCCGCCGCCGCCGCATTCGTGCGCAACAATTTCGGCGATGACGCCATCATGCAGGTGCTGGCTTCCGACCATGAAATCGACGCGGCGGACGATTATTTCGCCTGCATCGACACGGCGCTCGCGGCCGCCAAAGCCGGCAAGCTCGTGACCTTCGGTATCGAGCCCACCGAGCCCGCGACCGGCTATGGCTATATCGAGGCCGGCGAGGAATTGCCCTCCGGCGCGCGCAAGGTTGCCCGCTTCATCGAAAAGCCGGAACAGGCAAGGGCCGGGGAGATGATCGCCGCCGGCAATTATACCTGGAATTCCGGCATGTTCATGTTCCCGGTCGCGCCGCTGATCCGCGAGCTTGAAAAATATGCGCCGGAGGTCTTCCAGTTCGCCGAACAGGCGGTGCTGAAGGACGAGAGCGATCTCGATCTCGATTTCACCCGTCTCGACAAGGACACTTTCAGCCAGTGCCCGGATATCTCGATCGACTACGCGGTGATGGAAAAGACCGGCGAGGCGGTGGTCGTGCCCTCGCCGTTTACATGGTCGGATCTGGGCTCCTGGGACGCGATCTGGAAGGATGGCGATCAGAACGGCGATGGCAATGTGATCGCCGGTGACGCCACGCTGCTCGATACCACGAATTCGCTGGTGATCTCCCGCGACATGCATATCGCCATGCAGGGCCTTGATGGCATGGCGGTGATCGCCTCGGAAGATGCGGTCTATGTCGGCAGGCTCGAAGACAGCCAGAACGTCGGCAATATCGTCAAGTCGCTGAAGGCCGACAAGGCCACCCGCGCGCTTTCCGAGGATCACCCGACCTCTTACCGTCCCTGGGGCGGCTATACCTCGATCATCAAGGGCGAACGGTTCCAGGCCAAGCGCATCTTCGTCAAGCCGGGCAAGAAGCTGTCGCTGCAGAAACATCATCACCGCGCCGAACACTGGATCGTCGTCACGGGCACGGCCGAGGTGACGGTGGACGAGGATGTGAAGATGCTGACCGAAAACCAGTCGGTCTATATTCCGCTCGGCGCCGTCCACCGGCTTTCGAACCCCGGCAAGATCTTGCTTGAGCTGATCGAGGTCCAGACCGGCTCCTATCTCGGCGAGGACGATATTATTCGTATCGTCGACGATTTCGGCCGTGGCTGA
- a CDS encoding putative B6 ABC transporter permease subunit 1, translating to MSGLLTEAFLSSLLTGAIIAAIPMLLAGLGEQMSEKAGVLNIGIEGMMLMGAYMGFLVAFRTESLWLGFLGGMLGGVLVAIVMAVLCVRLGLNQIVIGIGLTLGVEGLTALLHHFQFSRTYPRLPAPERLNIPGLTDLPVIGPSLFGRHLIVYLALLAVAVLAFLYRRTNLGMTLRAAGERPAALDVAGGNVLGIRVFAVLFTGAMAGLGGAYLANIGAGLFLPFMTGGAGFIGIVLAMLARGRPLWVLIGSLIFGAALSLTTALQVAGSNIPTDVIQMLPFAAVMLVLVLFGRRAKLPAALGAAYERGAR from the coding sequence ATGAGCGGATTGCTAACCGAGGCGTTCCTGTCGTCTCTTCTCACGGGCGCGATCATTGCCGCCATCCCGATGCTTCTGGCTGGCCTTGGCGAGCAGATGTCGGAAAAGGCGGGCGTGCTCAATATCGGCATCGAAGGCATGATGCTGATGGGGGCCTATATGGGCTTTCTCGTTGCCTTCAGGACCGAGTCCCTGTGGCTGGGCTTTCTGGGCGGCATGCTTGGCGGCGTATTGGTTGCCATCGTCATGGCCGTGCTCTGCGTGCGTCTGGGTCTGAACCAGATCGTGATCGGCATCGGCCTGACGCTGGGGGTGGAGGGGCTGACCGCGCTGCTTCACCATTTCCAGTTCTCGCGAACCTATCCGCGCTTACCCGCGCCGGAACGGTTGAACATTCCGGGATTGACCGATCTGCCGGTGATCGGGCCATCGCTCTTCGGGCGTCATCTGATTGTCTATCTTGCGCTCCTGGCGGTCGCGGTGCTGGCGTTCCTCTATCGGCGCACCAATCTCGGCATGACGCTGCGGGCTGCCGGTGAACGGCCTGCGGCGCTGGACGTGGCCGGTGGCAATGTGCTCGGCATCCGCGTTTTCGCGGTTCTGTTCACCGGCGCGATGGCAGGTTTAGGCGGCGCCTATCTCGCCAATATCGGGGCAGGGCTGTTCCTGCCTTTCATGACCGGCGGCGCGGGCTTCATCGGCATCGTGCTCGCCATGCTGGCGCGGGGCCGGCCGCTCTGGGTGTTGATCGGCTCGCTCATCTTCGGCGCGGCGCTGTCCCTGACCACGGCCCTGCAGGTCGCGGGATCGAACATTCCGACCGACGTCATCCAGATGCTGCCTTTCGCGGCAGTGATGCTCGTCCTCGTGCTTTTCGGACGCCGGGCAAAACTGCCTGCGGCACTGGGTGCTGCTTACGAACGCGGCGCCCGCTGA
- a CDS encoding PRC-barrel domain-containing protein produces MLRKILSTTALVAVVSAGAAFAQDTNTADPMKQPEASSGMETGAAPVFPDRQAAGDEAKSFYGATDQQVLASSLLGWPVYGMSAENQEREQVGDVADIVMNTDGSANAAVIGVGGFLGIGEKKVAISFDRLSWQPGDNGAWLSIDATREELESAPEFKSDDENLMKVGRAPAPEGTMADGATDLANTAGTALDQAGNATGDAMNDMAENVDNAGDAMQNDGMMATAENPMLEGMSEVDTASISYDELEGAPVLGADGDSVGEISDIIVYGDNNENVFVVDVGGFLGIGEKPVAISAETATVMSDGDSYVIQTRYDRATLENQPEYTEQSLNDNPDAVLLN; encoded by the coding sequence ATGCTTCGCAAGATTCTTTCGACCACGGCACTGGTAGCTGTTGTTTCGGCGGGCGCAGCCTTTGCCCAGGACACCAACACTGCCGACCCCATGAAGCAGCCTGAAGCCAGCTCGGGCATGGAAACCGGCGCAGCGCCGGTCTTTCCTGACCGTCAGGCCGCAGGCGATGAGGCAAAAAGCTTCTACGGTGCAACGGACCAGCAGGTTCTGGCCAGTTCGCTGCTCGGCTGGCCGGTCTACGGCATGAGCGCCGAAAATCAGGAACGCGAGCAGGTTGGCGATGTCGCCGATATCGTGATGAACACCGACGGTTCGGCGAACGCCGCAGTGATCGGCGTCGGCGGCTTCCTCGGCATCGGCGAAAAGAAAGTTGCGATTTCTTTCGACCGTCTGTCCTGGCAGCCCGGCGACAATGGCGCATGGCTGAGCATCGACGCCACCCGCGAAGAGCTCGAATCCGCGCCGGAATTCAAGTCCGATGACGAAAACCTGATGAAGGTTGGCCGCGCACCGGCTCCGGAAGGCACCATGGCTGACGGAGCCACCGATCTTGCCAACACGGCGGGAACGGCCCTTGATCAGGCAGGCAATGCCACCGGCGACGCCATGAACGACATGGCGGAAAATGTCGACAATGCCGGCGATGCCATGCAGAACGACGGCATGATGGCAACGGCGGAAAACCCGATGCTGGAAGGCATGAGCGAAGTCGACACCGCCTCGATCTCCTATGACGAGTTGGAAGGCGCGCCGGTGCTCGGCGCCGATGGCGACAGTGTCGGCGAAATCTCCGACATCATCGTCTACGGCGACAACAACGAAAACGTCTTCGTCGTTGATGTCGGCGGGTTCCTGGGCATTGGCGAAAAGCCGGTTGCCATCTCGGCCGAAACGGCCACTGTCATGAGCGATGGCGACAGTTATGTGATCCAGACCAGGTATGATCGCGCCACGCTCGAAAACCAGCCGGAATATACCGAGCAGAGCCTGAACGATAATCCGGACGCCGTTCTTCTGAACTAA
- the pldA gene encoding 4-pyridoxolactonase — protein MADTKVFLLDGGSLVLDGFHIWWNKGPGGEVRFPVYSVLVDHPKGKFLIDTGYDFDHVQKVLPFEKPQQSEQQTIPGALKLLGLEPKDIDVLFNSHFHFDHVGGNKFFPDAKKICHRQELPQAAKCQPFEVLGYSDLAFSTDVAEARGMSDQLGAGQTAGNTRFELIEGDVELAPGVTLIYTPGHTVGHYSLLVEFDTRRPLLLTLDAAYTRKNYDNDINAGFHIDPVAGVNSMRRLKDIEKEKNAEVLFSHDPESFKDYKTGVNFYG, from the coding sequence ATGGCAGATACCAAAGTATTCCTGCTCGACGGCGGCTCGCTGGTGCTCGACGGTTTCCATATCTGGTGGAACAAGGGTCCGGGCGGCGAAGTCCGCTTTCCCGTCTATTCCGTGCTCGTCGATCATCCCAAGGGAAAATTCCTGATCGATACCGGCTATGATTTCGACCACGTGCAGAAGGTGTTGCCGTTCGAAAAGCCGCAGCAGAGCGAACAGCAGACCATTCCCGGCGCGCTGAAGCTTCTGGGGCTGGAGCCCAAGGACATCGACGTCCTGTTCAACTCGCATTTCCACTTCGACCATGTCGGCGGCAACAAGTTCTTCCCCGACGCCAAGAAGATCTGCCATAGGCAAGAACTGCCGCAGGCGGCGAAGTGCCAGCCGTTTGAGGTGCTGGGCTATTCCGACCTTGCCTTCTCCACGGATGTGGCGGAGGCGCGCGGCATGAGCGATCAACTCGGCGCCGGGCAGACGGCCGGCAATACCAGGTTCGAACTGATCGAGGGCGACGTGGAACTCGCTCCGGGCGTGACGCTGATCTACACGCCGGGCCATACGGTCGGGCACTATTCGCTGCTCGTCGAGTTCGACACCCGCCGTCCGCTGCTGCTCACGCTCGATGCCGCCTATACCCGCAAGAACTACGATAATGACATCAATGCGGGTTTCCACATCGATCCCGTGGCCGGCGTGAATTCCATGCGCCGCCTGAAGGACATCGAGAAGGAGAAGAACGCCGAGGTTCTGTTCAGCCACGATCCGGAGAGCTTCAAGGACTACAAGACCGGCGTCAATTTCTACGGTTGA